The genomic window AGGCTATTGTGCCACAAATTGATAAAGGACAAAAGCTTATTTTAGATTCTGTGCAAACACTAGAAGAAATCCAATCTCAAGCCCAAGATTCTCTCCAAAAAGCCCAAGTGGTAGCTTCTTCTTCAAGTAAGCAGGAATATACTATGGAGAGTATTTCACAAGATATACAAGACATCACAACGCTTTCACAAGAAACACGCACTGCTTTAGAAAATGCAGCTCAGACAATTGAAGAGCTTCAGCACATCTCTGATTCACTCAAAAACTATATGGCATACTTTAAAGTATGAGAAAGCCCCACAATTTATGAGAATGTAGCCTTTTAGATTCTCATAAATTTTTAAGGAAAAGATATGCAAATTTATGTGCTTGGTGTGCATACGGATACAGGTAAGACGCATTTTAGCGCAGCATTTTGTAAGGCTTTTTCTTATGATTATTTTAAGCTCATTCAGGCAGGGGTGCCAACTGATAGTGATTTTGTGAAGACATTAAGTCCTACAACACATATATTTGAATCTGGTATATTTTTACAGACCCCCGCCTCTCCTCATCTTGGAAAAAAAATAGAACATTTGCATTACAAAGCTTTTGATATTGCTTTGCCTCAAAGCAAAAACCTTCTTATAGAAACTGCGGGTGGGCTTTTTACACCTATTGATGAAACTTACACGATGGTTGATTATGTGCAAAGATTCAAACACCCTTGCTTCTTGGTGGCAAAGTATTATCTTGGTGTGATTAATCATATCTTGCTTTCACTTGAAGCTTTAAAGCAAAGGCAGATTCCAATCCTTGCCTTGCTTTTAATGGGTGAAGAAGATATTTCAATCGATGAATTCATCACTTCATATACAGGAGCGAGAATATTCCATTTACCTTTTTTTACACCTCAAGACTTTGAAGCAAAAACTCAACTCCTCAAAACTCAAATGCAGGAATTGATGCAAAATCTATCTTTTTTATAAAATTTTGCACTATGCAAAGATTCTCAAGGTAAGCCAAGTTTCAAATATCAATTCAAACATTACAAAATTAAATAGAGTATTGTGATTAAGATTCAAATATACTTGATTGCACGATGAATGTATGCCAACACTGCCAATTTTATAAAACTTATCAGTCATTTTATAAATAAACTTGACATTAAATGACTAAACTTATATAATGCTATCTATATAAAATTTAAGGAGTTTATTATGAATTTATTTGAAAAATTAACAAATCAAATGAAAGAAGCACTTGATAGCGCAGCTTCACTCGCTTTGCATTCTAAAAACCAAGAAATTACCCCCGCACATATGTATTGGGCGCTTTTAAGCAATCATCAATCCGTGCTTAATCAAGCCCTTAATAAAATGAATATCCGAAAAGAAGCCATAGAACTTCAAGCAAGAAGCGAGATTGATAAGCTTCCTAAAAGTTCAAATGTTGCAAAAGAGAATCTAAGTTTGAGTAAAGATTTATCCTCTGCGCTCAATCTTGCTCAAGGCGAGGCAACTAAGAATGGTGATAGTTTCATTGCGGTAGATATGTTTTTAATTGCCAATATCAAAGAAAGTGTTTTTGTAGCGATATTTAAGCCTTTTATGGATATTACAGAGTTAAAAAAGACATTATTAAGCCTAAGAGGAGAAAGCAAGATAGAATCTCAAAGTGGTGATGATAATTTAGAATCTTTAAGCAAATTTGGTATTGATTTGACCCAAAAAGCTTTAGAGAATACGCTTGATCCTGTGATAGGACGCGATGATGAAGTAAATGCAATGATGCAGATTCTTATACGCAAGAGTAAAAATAATCCTATTTTGCTCGGCGAACCCGGTGTGGGTAAAACTGCTGTTGTAGAGGGACTAGCCCAAAAAATTGTGGCGAAATCTGTCCCCATAAGCCTACAAAATAAAAAATTAATTGCCCTTGATATGAGCGCACTTATCGCTGGAGCAAAGTATCGTGGGGAATTTGAAGAGCGATTAAAAAATGTTGTTGATGAGGTGAAAAAAGCTGGAAATGTGATTTTATTTATTGATGAGA from Helicobacter typhlonius includes these protein-coding regions:
- the bioD gene encoding ATP-dependent dethiobiotin synthetase BioD, whose protein sequence is MQIYVLGVHTDTGKTHFSAAFCKAFSYDYFKLIQAGVPTDSDFVKTLSPTTHIFESGIFLQTPASPHLGKKIEHLHYKAFDIALPQSKNLLIETAGGLFTPIDETYTMVDYVQRFKHPCFLVAKYYLGVINHILLSLEALKQRQIPILALLLMGEEDISIDEFITSYTGARIFHLPFFTPQDFEAKTQLLKTQMQELMQNLSFL